In Streptomyces sp. P9-A4, the genomic window TTACGACGGGACGCTGCGGGTCATGGTGCCCGCGTGTGCGGTGTCCCGCCGGTTCCTCGCCGCCTCGGGCGCGCTCCTCGCGGGGCTCGTCGCCCTCACCCTCGTACTGGAAAGGTTCCTTCCGTGACGTCTTCGACGCCCCCCACCCCCGTCGTCGAGCTGGTCCGCGCCGGTTTCGCCTACGAGGACGGTCCCGCTGTCCTCTCCGGGGTGGACTTCGCGGTGGCGGAAGGGCGCGCGGTCGCGCTGCTCGGCCGCAACGGCGGCGGCAAGACGACGCTGCTTCGGCTGCTCAGCGGCGGTCTGCGGTGCGGGAGCGGGTCGCTGCTCCTGGACGGGGAGGAGGTGGCGTACGACCGGAAGGGGCTGACCCTGCTGCGGACGACCGTGCAGCTGGTGGTGCAGGACCCGGACGACCAGCTGTTCGCCGCGTCGGTCGGCCAGGACGTGTCGTTCGGGCCGATGAACCTGGGACTGCCGGAGGAGGAGGTGCGGCTCCGGGTGCGCGAGGCGCTGGAGGCGCTGGACATCGCGGCCCTGGAGGACCGGCCGACGCACCTGCTGTCGTACGGGCAGCGCAAGCGGGCGGCGATCGCGGGGGCCGTGGCGATGCGGCCACGGGTGCTGATCATGGACGAGCCGACGGCGGGACTCGATCCGCACGGCCAGGAGCGGCTGCTCGACACGCTCCACCGGCTGCGCGGCTCGGGCACGACGGTGGTGATGGCGACGCACGACGTGGATCTGGCGTTGCGCTGGGCGGACGAGGCGGCGGTGCTGGCCCCTTCGGGGCTGCGGACCGGGCCGGTCGCGGAGCTGCTCGCGGACGACGCGCTGCTCGCCGAGGCCCGGCTGCGGCGGCCGTGGGGCACGTCGGTGGCCCGGCTGCTCCGCGCGCATGGTCTGCTGGCCCCCGGTGCGCCGGAGCCGCGCACCCCGGAGGAGCTGGAGGCGTGGTCGGGGGTGGTGGCGGCCCGCTTTGCTACCGAGTAGTAGACATCACGCCTCTCTCCTTCTGCAACTAGTTGCATAACCGCCTGGGAGCCCCTAGAACTGGGGGCGAAGATCCTGCGCGAGGAGGCGCCCGCATGACCCCGTACCCGCACCTGCTGAGCCCGCTCGACCTCGGGTTCACCACCCTGCCCAACCGGGTGATCATGGGATCGATGCACGTCGGCCTGGAGGAGACCGAGCACGGCTTCGAGCGCATGGCCGCGTTCTACGCCGAGCGCGCCCGGGGCGGTGTCGGCCTCATCGTCACCGGCGGCATCGCGCCCAACGAGGCCGGGCGCCCCTGGGACGGCGGCGCGAAGCTCACCACGGCGGAGGAGGCGGCCGAGCACCGGCTGATCACCGACGCCGTGCACGGGGCCGGTGGCCGGATCGCGATGCAGATCCTGCACTTCGGCCGGTACGCGTACCACCCCGGCCTCGTCGCGCCGAGCGCCCTCAAGGCGCCCATCAGCCCCTTCGTACCGAACGAGCTGACCGAGGCCGAGGTCGAGCAGACCGTCGAGGACTACGCGCGCTGCGCCGAACTCGCCAAGGAGGCCGGGTACGACGGTGTCGAGGTGATGGGCTCCGAGGGTTACCTGATCAACGAGTTCATCGCCGCCGCGACCAACCAGCGCACCGACCGCTGGGGTGGCTCGTACGAGAACCGCGTGCGGTTCCCGCTGGAGATCGTCCGCCGGATCCGCGAGCGGGTCGGCACGGACTTCATCGTCGTCTACCGCCTGTCCATGCTGGACCTCGTGCCCGGCGGTTCCACCCTGGAGGAGGTCGTCCGGCTGGCCAAGGAGATCGAGGCGGCCGGCGCGACCATCATCAACACCGGCATCGGCTGGCACGAGGCCCGCATCCCCACCATCGCGACCTCCGTGCCGCGCGGGGCGTACACCTGGGTGACGAAGAAGCTGATGGGCGCGGTCTCCGTGCCGCTCGTCACCAGCAACCGCATCAACACCCCCGAGGTCGCCGAGGAGATCCTCGCGGACGGCCGCGCCGACCTCGTCTCGCTGGCCCGCCCCTTCCTCGCCGACCCGGACTTCGTCGCCAAGGCCACGGCCGGGCGCGCCGACACGATCAACACCTGCATCGGCTGCAACCAGGCCTGCCTGGACCACACGTTCAACCTGAAGATCACCTCCTGTCTGGTCAACCCGCGCGCCTGCCACGAGACCGAGCTGGTCCTCTCCCCCACCCGCCGCGCCAAGCGGATCGCCGTCGTCGGCGCGGGGCCGGCCGGCCTGTCCTGCGCGGTGTCGGCGGCCGAGCGGGGCCACTCCGTGACGCTGTTCGACGCGGCGGCCGAGATCGGAGGCCAGCTGAACATCGCCAAGCGGGTGCCCGGCAAGGAGGAGTTCGACGAGACGCTGCGCTACTTCCGCGTGCAGCTCGCCGAGCGCGGTGTCGACGTCCGGCTGAACACATACGTGTCACCCGCCGACCTCGCGGAGTACGACGAGGTCGTCGTCGCCACGGGCGTCTCCCCCCGCACCCCCGGGATCGCGGGCGAGGACCACCCGAGCGTCCTGAGCTACCTGGACGTGCTGCGGGACGGCGCGCCCGTCGGCGAGCGGGTCGCGATCATCGGTGCGGGCGGCATCGGCTTCGACGTCGCGGAGTTCCTGACGGACGGCGGGGAGGGCGCGAGCCAGGACCCCGAGACGTACTTCCGCCAGTGGGGCGTGGACACGTCGTACGAGAACCGGGGCGGGCTGCGCACCCCCGAACGCGGTGCGGCGCCGCGCCAGGTGCACCTGCTCCAGCGCAAGGAGTCCAAGGTCGGCGCGGGCCTCGGCAAGACCACGGGGTGGATCCACCGCACCGAGCTCAAGCACCGGGGCGTGGCGATGGTCGCGGGTGTGTCGTACGACCGGATCGACGACGAGGGCCTGCACCTCACGATCGGCGGGGAGGCGCAGCTGCTCCCGGTCGACACGGTGGTGCTGTGCGCGGGCCAGGAGCCGCGCCGCGACCTGTACGAGGACCTGGTGGCGGCGGGCCGAGTGGCACACCTGATCGGCGGCGCGGACGTAGCCGCCGAACTGGACGCCAAGCGCGCCATCGACCAGGGAACACGACTCGCGGCGACGCTGTGACGGCCGTGGCCGACCGCTCCTAGGGCCTGTCGTCGCACTCCCGTCGTCGCCCGAAGGGCGGCCCCGCGGCGTCCGGTGCGTGCTCTCGCCGTACCGGGCGTCGTGGGGCAGGCGGGAGTCTGACGACAGGCCCTGGTGACCTGAGTCACTCGCGCCGTCTACGAGGCCGCTTCTGCCCACTCTCCGTGCTGTATGGGTTCGGTCCCGCCCGCGCTGACCGGGTCGTGGCGGATCCGCTCGGCGGGCACACCCGTGGCGGCCAGGACGTCCGTCACGGCACCGACCATGGCGGGCGGGCCACCCAGGCAGGCCACGTGCCGCTGCCAGAGGCCGTGCCGGGCCACGGCCTCAGCCATCGTCGCTTCGTGTCCGGCCCCGGGTCCCTGCCCGATCACGGGGATCACGCGCAGCCAGGGACACCGCCGCTCCAGCACGGTCACGGCCGGCATGTCGTACAGGTCGGCACGGTGGCGGGCGCCGAGGAACAGATGGACAGCGCGGCCCGGCTCGCGGTGGTCGGCCAGGTCTTCCAGCAGGGCTCTGAGAGGCGCCCATCCG contains:
- a CDS encoding ATP-binding cassette domain-containing protein, whose protein sequence is MTSSTPPTPVVELVRAGFAYEDGPAVLSGVDFAVAEGRAVALLGRNGGGKTTLLRLLSGGLRCGSGSLLLDGEEVAYDRKGLTLLRTTVQLVVQDPDDQLFAASVGQDVSFGPMNLGLPEEEVRLRVREALEALDIAALEDRPTHLLSYGQRKRAAIAGAVAMRPRVLIMDEPTAGLDPHGQERLLDTLHRLRGSGTTVVMATHDVDLALRWADEAAVLAPSGLRTGPVAELLADDALLAEARLRRPWGTSVARLLRAHGLLAPGAPEPRTPEELEAWSGVVAARFATE
- a CDS encoding NADPH-dependent 2,4-dienoyl-CoA reductase, with protein sequence MTPYPHLLSPLDLGFTTLPNRVIMGSMHVGLEETEHGFERMAAFYAERARGGVGLIVTGGIAPNEAGRPWDGGAKLTTAEEAAEHRLITDAVHGAGGRIAMQILHFGRYAYHPGLVAPSALKAPISPFVPNELTEAEVEQTVEDYARCAELAKEAGYDGVEVMGSEGYLINEFIAAATNQRTDRWGGSYENRVRFPLEIVRRIRERVGTDFIVVYRLSMLDLVPGGSTLEEVVRLAKEIEAAGATIINTGIGWHEARIPTIATSVPRGAYTWVTKKLMGAVSVPLVTSNRINTPEVAEEILADGRADLVSLARPFLADPDFVAKATAGRADTINTCIGCNQACLDHTFNLKITSCLVNPRACHETELVLSPTRRAKRIAVVGAGPAGLSCAVSAAERGHSVTLFDAAAEIGGQLNIAKRVPGKEEFDETLRYFRVQLAERGVDVRLNTYVSPADLAEYDEVVVATGVSPRTPGIAGEDHPSVLSYLDVLRDGAPVGERVAIIGAGGIGFDVAEFLTDGGEGASQDPETYFRQWGVDTSYENRGGLRTPERGAAPRQVHLLQRKESKVGAGLGKTTGWIHRTELKHRGVAMVAGVSYDRIDDEGLHLTIGGEAQLLPVDTVVLCAGQEPRRDLYEDLVAAGRVAHLIGGADVAAELDAKRAIDQGTRLAATL